From the genome of Clostridia bacterium, one region includes:
- the ispE gene encoding 4-(cytidine 5'-diphospho)-2-C-methyl-D-erythritol kinase, with translation MNTQTGRAAAKINLAIDVLRKRPDGYHDVSMIMQSVALYDTITVRALKGEIKVTANTDKIPTDKSNIVYKAAEYLKMKYNVKEGVLINIDKAIPVAAGLAGGSTDAALTLKLLNKGWDLRLSKNEILEAGKKLGSDVSFCIQGGTALAEGLGEKLTPLPGIPDCLVLLAKPAVSISTKEVYEGLRLENIKEKPDIKDMIRCIDESDLEGIAANMCNVLETVTIKKCPQIEELKERLVEYGALGSMMSGSGPTVFGIFKDKATAYNAYDHIKDMVNEVFVVKTINQTWDS, from the coding sequence TTGAATACACAAACCGGCAGAGCAGCTGCCAAGATAAACCTTGCTATAGATGTATTAAGAAAAAGGCCGGATGGATACCATGATGTTTCTATGATAATGCAGTCTGTTGCATTATATGATACAATTACCGTCAGAGCCTTGAAGGGCGAAATAAAAGTTACTGCAAATACTGACAAGATACCCACTGATAAAAGTAATATTGTATATAAAGCAGCCGAATACTTAAAGATGAAATACAATGTGAAGGAAGGCGTACTGATAAACATTGACAAAGCAATACCAGTTGCTGCGGGACTTGCAGGTGGAAGCACCGACGCAGCGCTTACGCTGAAGCTTCTTAATAAGGGTTGGGATTTGCGTTTGTCTAAGAATGAGATTCTGGAAGCGGGAAAAAAGCTGGGTTCTGATGTGTCCTTCTGCATCCAGGGCGGCACTGCTTTAGCGGAAGGCTTGGGTGAGAAGCTTACCCCGCTGCCCGGAATTCCTGATTGTCTCGTACTACTGGCTAAGCCTGCTGTGAGCATATCTACGAAAGAGGTTTATGAAGGCTTGAGGCTTGAGAATATTAAAGAAAAGCCTGACATTAAGGATATGATTAGATGTATTGATGAAAGCGACCTGGAGGGTATTGCAGCTAATATGTGCAATGTACTGGAAACAGTAACAATAAAGAAATGCCCGCAGATAGAGGAATTAAAAGAAAGGCTTGTAGAATACGGCGCCTTGGGCAGTATGATGAGCGGCAGCGGACCAACGGTATTCGGAATTTTCAAGGATAAAGCAACTGCATATAATGCATATGATCATATAAAAGATATGGTTAACGAGGTTTTCGTAGTCAAGACTATCAATCAGACTTGGGATTCCTAA
- the uraA gene encoding uracil permease: protein MAKRVVQIHEKLPLIESIPLSFQHLFAMFGASVLVPMLFKIDPATVLLMNGIGTLLYIFLTKGKIPAFLGSSFAFLSPVFVVMAGKSYEAALGGFVVSGLIFIAVALIFKYAGTEWIHVVFPPAAMGAIVAIIGLELAPVAAQMAGLVLDNNDPGLYMNPKALIVSIATAIIIIVGSVVFRGFLAIIPVLVGVVSGYIIALFVGIVNFDPVMNASLFAIPTIYTPVFDISAIITIIPAALVVIAEHIGHLIVTGNIVGKDLTKDPGLHRSLMGDGVSTTLSGLIGSVPTTTYGENIGVLAITKVYSVWVIGGAAVISIIISFFGKFSAIISTVPKPVMGGVSLLLFGVIAASGIRMLVEEKVDYNKPKNLILTAVVLTVGLSGAHVQIGTVTLAGMALATIVSIIVSLTFKVFEVTGIMNE from the coding sequence ATGGCTAAACGTGTTGTACAAATCCACGAGAAACTTCCGCTAATTGAAAGCATTCCGTTAAGTTTCCAGCATCTATTTGCAATGTTCGGAGCATCTGTATTGGTTCCGATGTTGTTCAAGATAGATCCTGCGACTGTATTGCTTATGAATGGTATTGGTACGCTGCTCTACATATTTCTCACAAAAGGTAAAATACCTGCATTTCTGGGTTCCAGTTTTGCATTCCTATCCCCCGTTTTTGTTGTAATGGCTGGTAAAAGCTATGAAGCAGCACTCGGGGGATTTGTTGTATCCGGACTTATTTTTATTGCAGTAGCACTGATATTCAAGTATGCGGGAACCGAGTGGATACATGTTGTGTTCCCTCCTGCTGCAATGGGAGCTATTGTAGCTATTATAGGCCTTGAGCTTGCCCCGGTAGCTGCGCAGATGGCAGGGCTTGTGCTGGATAATAATGACCCAGGTCTGTATATGAATCCTAAAGCACTTATTGTATCAATAGCAACTGCAATAATCATTATTGTAGGATCAGTGGTATTCAGAGGGTTTCTGGCAATCATACCAGTACTTGTAGGGGTTGTCAGCGGCTATATAATAGCATTGTTTGTAGGTATAGTAAACTTTGATCCAGTTATGAATGCAAGTCTGTTTGCCATCCCAACAATTTATACCCCGGTATTTGATATCTCTGCAATCATTACGATTATACCCGCGGCCTTGGTTGTAATTGCAGAGCATATTGGACATCTTATAGTAACTGGCAATATAGTAGGCAAGGATCTTACAAAGGACCCAGGATTGCACCGCTCATTGATGGGAGACGGAGTATCCACCACGCTTTCCGGTCTGATTGGTTCAGTCCCTACTACAACCTACGGTGAGAACATAGGCGTATTGGCGATTACAAAGGTATACAGCGTATGGGTAATAGGCGGAGCTGCTGTAATATCCATAATAATATCTTTCTTTGGCAAGTTCTCTGCAATAATATCGACAGTGCCCAAGCCTGTTATGGGCGGAGTATCCCTCCTGCTCTTTGGAGTAATAGCTGCTTCAGGTATAAGGATGCTTGTTGAAGAAAAGGTTGACTACAATAAGCCTAAAAACCTCATATTAACAGCTGTTGTGCTTACGGTAGGATTAAGCGGAGCACATGTACAGATAGGAACAGTTACGCTGGCAGGCATGGCACTGGCTACAATAGTATCAATAATAGTCAGTTTGACCTTCAAGGTGTTTGAAGTAACTGGGATAATGAACGAATAA
- a CDS encoding NTP transferase domain-containing protein, translated as MDVIVLAGEKKDSKNGSGEEKINKAFYKIKDKHMIEYVVETLRKSSCIDKIAVVGPKDKLEEVIGGIVDFVVEGADSIVSNILLTLDCFPGEKEILIVTSDIPMITKEAIEDFVARARQKDADLCYSIVDKKVNDLKYPDVRRTYARLWEGQFTGGNVFYFNPDVTDKCKDFVGKMLEYRKSPTKMARVLGFGFLLRLALGILTINAVQKKCESLLGIRGAAIISPYPEIGNDVDRFSDLEFIEKYM; from the coding sequence GTGGATGTTATAGTCCTTGCAGGAGAAAAAAAGGATAGCAAAAATGGGAGCGGGGAAGAGAAGATAAATAAAGCCTTTTATAAAATCAAGGATAAGCACATGATAGAATATGTGGTAGAAACCCTTAGAAAGTCCAGCTGCATTGACAAAATTGCGGTTGTTGGACCAAAGGATAAGCTGGAGGAGGTAATCGGAGGTATTGTGGACTTTGTTGTTGAAGGAGCTGATTCCATAGTATCGAACATACTGCTGACACTGGATTGTTTTCCAGGTGAAAAGGAGATACTTATCGTGACCTCTGACATCCCCATGATTACCAAAGAGGCAATTGAAGACTTTGTAGCAAGAGCCAGGCAGAAAGATGCAGATTTGTGCTATTCCATTGTAGACAAGAAAGTCAATGACCTGAAGTATCCGGATGTCAGGAGAACATATGCACGGTTGTGGGAAGGACAGTTCACCGGAGGCAATGTGTTTTATTTCAATCCCGATGTAACAGATAAGTGTAAGGATTTTGTCGGGAAAATGTTGGAGTACAGGAAGAGTCCAACGAAAATGGCCAGGGTTCTGGGCTTTGGTTTTCTGCTGAGGCTTGCCCTGGGGATTTTGACTATAAATGCAGTCCAGAAAAAATGCGAGTCTCTTCTGGGAATAAGGGGTGCAGCAATTATCTCACCCTATCCGGAGATAGGCAATGATGTAGATAGATTTAGCGACTTGGAATTTATAGAGAAATATATGTAG
- the argF gene encoding ornithine carbamoyltransferase, translating into MAVNLKGRSFLTLMDFTPMEIRYMLDLSHDLKSKKRAGISNYLLKGKNIVLLFEKTSTRTRCAFEVGALEEGAHVTYLDQASSQMGKKESLEDTAKVLGRYYDGIEYRGYKQSVVEDLAKYSGVPVWNGLTDVDHPTQILADMLTIEEHVAKPLNKVKVVFAGDTRNNMAYAWMYGCAKMGMHFVALGPKELSPSQDILNKVNEVAKETGAIIEVAHDIEAVKGADVIYTDVWASMGEEDQIPERVRLLTPYKVTMEMLNKTGNSDVIFMHCLPAFHNFETKLAKEMMEKGFDIREVTDEVFRSRHSVAFDEAENRMHTIKAIMVATL; encoded by the coding sequence ATGGCAGTTAATCTTAAAGGCAGAAGTTTTCTTACGTTAATGGATTTCACACCAATGGAAATCAGGTATATGCTGGACTTGTCCCATGACTTAAAGTCAAAGAAAAGAGCAGGCATATCCAATTATCTGCTGAAAGGCAAGAACATTGTATTACTTTTTGAAAAGACCTCTACTAGAACAAGATGTGCTTTCGAGGTTGGTGCTCTCGAAGAAGGTGCTCATGTAACTTATCTTGACCAGGCAAGCTCACAGATGGGCAAAAAGGAATCTCTGGAAGATACAGCCAAGGTGCTTGGAAGATACTATGACGGCATAGAGTACAGAGGTTATAAGCAGTCAGTAGTTGAAGACCTTGCAAAGTATTCAGGAGTTCCGGTATGGAATGGTCTTACAGATGTTGACCATCCAACACAGATTCTGGCAGACATGCTTACAATCGAAGAGCATGTTGCAAAGCCGCTTAACAAGGTTAAAGTCGTATTTGCCGGAGACACAAGAAACAACATGGCATATGCATGGATGTATGGCTGTGCAAAGATGGGCATGCACTTTGTAGCGTTGGGACCGAAGGAATTAAGCCCTAGTCAGGATATATTGAATAAAGTGAATGAAGTTGCAAAGGAAACTGGCGCTATAATAGAAGTAGCTCATGATATTGAAGCTGTCAAAGGCGCAGATGTAATATATACAGACGTTTGGGCATCAATGGGCGAAGAAGACCAGATTCCTGAAAGAGTAAGACTTCTTACTCCATATAAGGTTACTATGGAAATGCTTAATAAAACTGGCAATTCTGATGTTATTTTCATGCATTGCCTGCCTGCATTCCATAACTTTGAAACAAAGCTTGCCAAGGAAATGATGGAAAAAGGCTTTGATATCAGAGAAGTAACTGATGAAGTATTCAGAAGCAGACATTCTGTAGCATTTGATGAAGCTGAAAACAGAATGCATACAATAAAAGCAATAATGGTAGCAACACTATAA
- a CDS encoding spore germination protein — MGFFSTKRSGKAKVENEMGKLLNSKSIEENTERLKDRLRDCDDIVYKEFRVGAEQSLKFLLVYTDGMSSRDMLNDAVLNALMIHAREVPPDATEPGEELYRLVRYGGLPASELADNDNLEDAILAILIGDAVLFIDTTEKSIIIGAKGWPMRGVSEPNTESLIRGPRDGFTETFRVNTALVRRRIRDHKLKLKQMRVGKRSFTDVGVMYIEDIVKPELVEEVTRRIKTIDIDAIIESGYIEQLIEDNYMSPFPQINVTERPDEVAASLYEGRVAILVDNSPFALIVPTTLNSLFQSPEDYYDRWYVATILRSLRYVASIISLVLPALYIAVTSFHPGILPAKLVISIAAARQGIPFPALIEAFLLEVTFELLREAGLRLPAPIGSAIGIVGGIVIGSAAVEAGIVSPIMVIIVAITAISSFSIPSYSLSVGFRMLRFSLMVFAGVLGLYGIMLGVLLILSHLVKLKSFGIPYMSPYVSSVGSDFKDTIIRVPSFLMGRRPLTIARNTVRLKNNRHLINQMEREGDNDDKK, encoded by the coding sequence ATGGGCTTTTTTTCAACCAAGAGAAGCGGTAAAGCTAAAGTAGAAAATGAAATGGGGAAATTACTCAATTCCAAGAGCATAGAGGAAAATACAGAAAGGCTGAAAGACCGCTTAAGGGACTGTGATGATATTGTATACAAGGAATTTAGAGTTGGAGCGGAGCAAAGCCTTAAGTTCCTGCTTGTCTATACAGATGGAATGAGCAGCAGGGATATGCTGAACGACGCAGTTTTAAATGCCTTGATGATTCACGCCAGGGAAGTGCCGCCAGATGCAACAGAACCAGGCGAAGAGCTGTATCGGCTTGTAAGGTATGGCGGGCTGCCTGCCTCAGAGCTTGCAGATAATGACAACCTTGAGGATGCTATTCTGGCCATACTTATCGGAGACGCAGTACTTTTTATAGACACAACTGAAAAAAGCATAATAATAGGTGCCAAGGGCTGGCCTATGAGAGGCGTATCGGAGCCGAACACCGAGTCATTGATAAGGGGTCCCAGGGATGGCTTCACCGAGACCTTCAGAGTAAATACTGCACTGGTAAGAAGGAGAATAAGGGATCACAAGTTGAAGCTGAAGCAAATGAGGGTGGGCAAGAGAAGCTTCACAGATGTTGGTGTAATGTACATCGAGGATATTGTAAAACCCGAGCTGGTAGAGGAAGTGACGCGAAGGATTAAGACTATAGATATCGATGCAATTATAGAGAGCGGGTATATAGAACAGCTGATTGAGGATAATTACATGTCGCCCTTTCCACAGATAAATGTCACTGAGAGGCCTGATGAAGTTGCCGCCTCCTTGTATGAGGGAAGAGTAGCAATACTTGTAGACAACTCGCCCTTTGCTCTTATTGTGCCGACAACCCTGAACAGCCTCTTTCAGTCACCCGAGGATTACTACGACAGGTGGTACGTTGCAACTATATTGAGGTCATTAAGATATGTAGCCAGTATTATTTCGCTGGTACTCCCTGCGTTATATATAGCAGTTACTTCCTTCCATCCGGGCATACTGCCGGCAAAGCTGGTTATATCCATAGCGGCAGCACGGCAAGGCATTCCCTTCCCTGCGCTTATCGAAGCCTTCCTGCTGGAAGTGACCTTCGAGCTTCTCAGAGAGGCAGGACTAAGGCTACCTGCACCAATAGGCAGTGCCATAGGCATAGTAGGTGGTATTGTGATAGGTTCAGCAGCTGTTGAAGCCGGCATAGTAAGCCCTATTATGGTTATTATTGTTGCAATAACCGCTATATCTTCATTTTCGATTCCCAGCTACAGTCTCTCTGTCGGATTTAGGATGCTGAGGTTCTCTCTTATGGTTTTTGCAGGAGTCTTGGGATTGTATGGGATTATGTTGGGAGTGCTATTGATATTGAGTCACCTTGTAAAGCTGAAGAGCTTCGGAATACCTTACATGTCGCCATATGTATCCTCTGTGGGAAGCGACTTCAAGGATACCATAATAAGAGTGCCGTCTTTCCTTATGGGGAGGAGACCGCTTACAATCGCAAGGAACACTGTAAGGCTCAAGAATAACAGACACTTGATAAACCAAATGGAACGGGAGGGTGATAATGATGATAAAAAATAA
- the arcC gene encoding carbamate kinase, producing the protein MSVIKVVVALGGNALQEAGTPATAEAQLQVVNKTAEYLAEMCVRGYEMAVVHGNGPQVGRILLASETAANVTPSMPFDVCGAMSQGYIGYHIQQGLRHALRQRGKDVPVVTLVTQVVVDKDDQGFKNPTKPIGAFYTEEEAKKLQAEKGYVMKEDAGRGWRRVVASPMPKKIVELSGVKQLWDTTIVVTCGGGGIPVIEKEDGSLAGVAAVIDKDLAAERLAEDIGADILMILTEVEKVSINFKKPDQKDLSSLTVAEAEQYMKEGHFAPGSMLPKMQAAVMFAKANPGKKAIITSLYKAVEALEGKAGTVISL; encoded by the coding sequence ATGTCAGTAATAAAGGTCGTTGTAGCATTGGGCGGAAATGCCCTTCAGGAAGCAGGCACTCCTGCGACTGCAGAAGCGCAGCTGCAGGTAGTGAATAAGACTGCCGAGTATCTTGCAGAAATGTGCGTCAGAGGGTATGAAATGGCAGTGGTACATGGCAATGGACCTCAGGTCGGAAGAATACTTCTAGCCTCAGAGACTGCTGCGAATGTAACACCTTCAATGCCATTTGACGTTTGTGGGGCAATGAGTCAAGGCTATATTGGATATCATATACAGCAAGGCTTGAGACACGCTCTCAGGCAGAGAGGCAAAGACGTACCTGTTGTTACATTAGTTACACAGGTGGTTGTTGACAAGGATGATCAGGGCTTCAAAAATCCTACAAAACCGATAGGTGCTTTCTATACAGAAGAGGAAGCCAAGAAGCTTCAGGCGGAAAAGGGATATGTGATGAAGGAAGATGCCGGAAGAGGCTGGAGAAGAGTTGTCGCATCCCCAATGCCCAAAAAGATAGTTGAGCTTTCAGGTGTTAAACAGCTCTGGGATACAACCATCGTAGTTACATGCGGTGGCGGCGGAATTCCTGTAATAGAAAAGGAAGATGGTTCCCTTGCGGGTGTAGCTGCAGTAATTGACAAGGATCTTGCTGCTGAAAGGCTTGCTGAAGATATTGGAGCAGATATACTTATGATACTTACTGAAGTTGAGAAAGTCTCAATCAACTTCAAGAAGCCGGATCAGAAGGACCTTTCAAGTTTGACTGTTGCAGAAGCTGAACAATACATGAAGGAAGGACATTTTGCGCCAGGCAGCATGCTTCCAAAGATGCAGGCAGCTGTTATGTTTGCAAAAGCAAATCCGGGTAAAAAGGCAATAATTACTTCTCTCTACAAGGCTGTAGAAGCTTTGGAAGGAAAAGCAGGAACAGTAATCAGTTTATAA
- the arcA gene encoding arginine deiminase, translating into MFDADRKPFLNVTSEIGKLKAVLLHKPGKELERLTPDYLKELLFDDIPWLRKMRDEHDEFAEVLRQRGTKVYYVEDLLAEVLENVDVKRNLINDILLHCQIENLELHEMIFSYLFEKSPAEVAEIAIAGLNKSDIPDMEREYSLSDYVRKDYPLYINPIPNLYFMRDPLAIIGSGISINSMHTDARRREPMIIKYIYDFNPLFKKDYSQIWYNYTIPHSIEGGDILVLSKEAVAVGCSERTSANGIEILARNLFAGNENLKEVLAVQIPPLRAFMHLDTVFTMVDRDKFTVYPGILDRVSVYKLTRGSRNGIKVTVENDLVEALKKSLRLPAVSLIQSGGGDIITAAREQWNDSTNTLAIAPGVVVTYARNEASNEVLRKNGIEVLEIDGSELVRGRGGPRCMSMPLVREDI; encoded by the coding sequence ATGTTTGATGCAGACAGAAAGCCTTTTCTGAATGTTACATCTGAAATAGGCAAATTGAAAGCTGTCCTGCTGCATAAACCGGGTAAGGAGCTGGAAAGGCTTACACCCGATTATCTTAAAGAGCTTTTGTTCGATGACATCCCATGGCTCAGGAAAATGAGGGATGAGCATGATGAATTCGCAGAAGTTCTTAGGCAGAGGGGAACCAAGGTTTATTATGTTGAGGATTTGCTGGCTGAGGTTTTAGAGAACGTAGACGTAAAAAGAAACCTTATAAATGATATACTGCTTCACTGTCAAATAGAAAACCTTGAACTCCATGAAATGATATTTTCCTACTTATTTGAAAAAAGCCCTGCAGAAGTAGCGGAAATTGCCATAGCAGGTTTGAATAAGAGTGATATACCTGATATGGAGAGGGAGTATAGTCTCTCAGATTATGTAAGGAAGGATTATCCTTTATACATAAATCCAATACCTAATTTATATTTCATGAGAGACCCGCTGGCTATAATCGGAAGCGGAATATCCATCAACTCAATGCATACAGATGCAAGAAGAAGAGAGCCAATGATAATCAAATACATATATGACTTTAATCCTCTATTCAAGAAGGATTATTCTCAAATATGGTATAACTATACAATACCCCACAGCATAGAGGGCGGAGACATACTTGTGCTTAGCAAAGAAGCAGTGGCTGTTGGCTGCAGTGAAAGAACTTCTGCTAATGGGATTGAAATACTTGCAAGAAATCTTTTCGCAGGAAATGAGAACCTGAAAGAGGTTCTGGCAGTACAGATACCACCACTCAGGGCATTTATGCATCTTGATACGGTATTTACAATGGTTGATAGGGATAAGTTCACAGTTTATCCTGGAATATTGGACAGGGTTTCAGTTTATAAGCTCACCCGCGGAAGCAGGAATGGAATAAAGGTTACTGTAGAAAATGACCTTGTTGAAGCTCTTAAGAAGAGTCTCAGACTTCCTGCAGTCAGCCTTATACAAAGTGGCGGTGGAGATATAATCACAGCTGCAAGAGAACAGTGGAATGACAGCACGAATACATTAGCTATTGCTCCTGGGGTGGTAGTGACTTATGCAAGAAATGAAGCTTCCAACGAGGTACTCAGGAAGAATGGCATCGAGGTTCTTGAAATAGATGGGTCTGAACTGGTAAGAGGCAGAGGCGGTCCAAGATGTATGAGCATGCCTCTTGTAAGGGAAGACATATAG
- a CDS encoding SPOCS domain-containing protein gives MPLELIRNPLKVSRIIGENVFSTVVEEDINVPDINPDLYKILAPSATVQLKDCEVLNDRVMVNGQVILSILYAADDEGKPLSNMDVVANFSQGIEIPGARPRMKESISTVIQHIDCYMINSRKLSIKVIMDLSCRVEDLFDLELAGDVRGLSDIQVLREPSSFKQVVGYNKDRYEFNEELNLAADVPAIDKILRSDYKVIVKDEKATDGKVEVAGLLGVNILYKAAAEENRLQYQEFEIPFTQYIEIPAAERNMECATDNALQECYLEVGEDSNGEKRVLNAYMVLGMGARVFKDTEQDVVVDAYSPSNVVDIEKNMVSVNEFVGKSRSNIVVKETMGIKHGDPEIEKICYVNVMPIVNEVKLLDDRVLLEGMMECTGVYMTSYSAEPMCSMTEQIPFRHFMDIPGVKLGMPCTVKCSADSVNFTQINNEVIELRVVLGVYAEAVKYTEKRLVEKVDAVEGVSIDYGRIPAVTIYMMQRGDTLWSIAKRYNTTVDALAKLNNIENPSKVTNGMQIMILKNIRVGQNANK, from the coding sequence ATGCCACTAGAGTTAATAAGAAACCCACTTAAAGTTTCCAGGATAATAGGCGAAAATGTATTCAGCACTGTAGTAGAAGAAGATATAAATGTACCGGACATAAATCCGGATTTATACAAGATACTTGCACCGAGCGCGACTGTACAACTGAAGGATTGCGAAGTGTTGAACGATAGGGTTATGGTAAATGGACAGGTAATTTTAAGCATATTATATGCAGCGGATGATGAAGGGAAACCACTGAGCAATATGGATGTCGTAGCAAATTTTTCGCAGGGTATAGAAATACCTGGCGCCAGGCCTAGGATGAAGGAAAGCATCAGTACAGTAATTCAACATATTGATTGTTATATGATCAACTCAAGAAAGCTCAGTATTAAGGTTATTATGGACCTTTCGTGCAGGGTTGAAGACTTGTTCGATTTGGAGCTGGCTGGAGATGTGAGAGGCTTGTCAGATATACAGGTTCTCAGGGAGCCCAGCAGCTTCAAGCAAGTAGTAGGCTATAACAAGGATCGCTATGAATTCAATGAAGAGTTGAATTTAGCCGCAGATGTACCTGCAATAGACAAGATATTAAGGTCGGATTATAAAGTAATAGTAAAAGATGAAAAAGCAACTGACGGCAAGGTTGAAGTAGCAGGATTGCTGGGAGTAAACATACTGTACAAAGCTGCTGCTGAAGAGAATCGACTGCAGTATCAGGAGTTTGAGATACCATTTACTCAATACATAGAGATTCCTGCAGCAGAAAGAAATATGGAGTGCGCAACGGACAATGCGCTTCAGGAATGCTATCTGGAGGTAGGAGAGGACTCGAACGGTGAGAAGAGAGTACTGAATGCCTATATGGTATTGGGCATGGGAGCCAGAGTGTTCAAAGACACTGAGCAGGATGTGGTAGTAGATGCGTACAGTCCGAGCAATGTTGTGGACATTGAAAAGAATATGGTCTCGGTCAACGAGTTTGTCGGTAAAAGCCGTTCAAATATTGTAGTTAAAGAGACTATGGGAATAAAGCATGGAGATCCGGAAATTGAGAAAATATGCTATGTAAATGTAATGCCGATTGTGAATGAAGTAAAGCTGCTGGATGATCGGGTGCTGCTGGAGGGAATGATGGAATGCACAGGAGTATATATGACATCATACAGCGCAGAACCTATGTGCAGCATGACAGAGCAGATACCGTTCAGGCACTTTATGGATATACCAGGTGTAAAGCTTGGCATGCCTTGTACAGTAAAATGCAGTGCTGACAGTGTAAACTTCACACAGATAAATAATGAAGTAATTGAACTAAGGGTTGTACTCGGAGTATATGCAGAGGCTGTTAAGTATACAGAGAAGAGGCTTGTTGAAAAGGTTGATGCAGTGGAAGGCGTGAGCATAGACTATGGCAGGATACCGGCTGTGACCATATATATGATGCAGAGGGGTGACACTCTGTGGAGCATAGCAAAGAGGTACAATACCACTGTGGATGCATTAGCAAAGCTGAATAATATTGAGAATCCGAGCAAAGTGACAAATGGCATGCAGATAATGATTCTAAAGAACATACGGGTAGGGCAAAATGCCAATAAATAA
- a CDS encoding GntR family transcriptional regulator, whose translation MENDFLELKLDNYKPLREIVFESVRGAIISGVLKPGERLMEVQLAEKLGVSRTPIREAIRKLELEGLVIMMPRKGAYVADLSLKDITDVLEIRAALEGLAAGLAALRITDEEIEELELNALQFHQALEADDFDMIVQKDIEFHDRIFKATRNDKLLQITNNLREQVQRFRIMYINKSNKSKDLAKEHYEIAEAISKRNIDMAEKIAKKHIENAEKYILTMAGNMPENH comes from the coding sequence ATGGAAAATGATTTTCTCGAATTGAAGTTGGACAACTACAAGCCTTTAAGAGAAATAGTATTTGAGTCTGTAAGGGGAGCTATTATTTCAGGGGTGCTGAAGCCTGGGGAGAGATTGATGGAAGTGCAGCTTGCAGAAAAACTGGGAGTCAGTCGAACCCCTATAAGGGAAGCTATAAGGAAGCTTGAACTGGAAGGCTTGGTTATAATGATGCCACGGAAGGGCGCATATGTAGCGGATCTTTCCCTTAAAGACATTACCGATGTACTGGAAATCAGAGCGGCCTTGGAAGGCTTGGCTGCTGGGCTTGCAGCTCTAAGGATTACTGATGAAGAGATTGAGGAGCTTGAATTGAATGCTCTGCAATTTCATCAGGCTTTAGAAGCAGATGATTTCGACATGATTGTACAAAAGGATATTGAGTTCCATGACAGAATATTCAAGGCTACAAGAAACGATAAGCTGCTGCAGATAACCAATAATCTGAGGGAACAGGTTCAAAGATTCAGGATAATGTATATTAACAAATCGAACAAGTCAAAGGATTTAGCCAAGGAGCATTACGAAATAGCTGAGGCAATTTCCAAAAGAAATATAGATATGGCTGAGAAAATTGCAAAGAAGCATATAGAAAACGCTGAAAAATATATACTGACGATGGCTGGGAATATGCCGGAGAATCATTAA
- a CDS encoding CLC_0170 family protein: MIGVIRENIRSFLDITIIITMIAIGAFAILGDYRYFKKMKYKKDAAASLGVGIACLALPFVLLLIIRTY, encoded by the coding sequence ATGATAGGTGTAATTAGGGAAAACATAAGGAGTTTTTTGGATATCACAATAATTATTACAATGATAGCAATTGGTGCATTTGCAATATTGGGAGACTATAGGTATTTCAAGAAAATGAAATATAAAAAGGACGCAGCTGCATCCCTGGGAGTTGGGATAGCATGCTTAGCGCTGCCCTTTGTTCTTCTATTGATAATCCGTACTTATTGA